A single window of Selenomonas sputigena DNA harbors:
- the lpxB gene encoding lipid-A-disaccharide synthase, with amino-acid sequence MKIMMSAGEASGDLHGARLAKEMLEMEPDVELFGFGGAKMAEAGVRLVRDCRDYSIMGVWEVVLGLGRLLQLEKTLVESMREEKPDLLLIIDYPDFNWRLAAKAKALGVPVFSYIPPSAWAWRKGRAKKCAAIAKEIVTIFHHEIGPYVTAGANVSFLGNPLVDTVRADMEPEAARAFFGLKDGERAVLLLPGSRRQEISFLLPDMLKAVQILKEKRPETRFFLPVAPGLERQELERHIEKSGAPVELTEEHVYDLMGVADFAIATSGTVVMEAALMDLPAVVCYRMGRLNYAIGRMLVKIDHFSLPNIILGEEAEPELLQDEVTPERIAEEAAKLYKGEPQRDSVMARLKVAVLQLGPPGASVRVAAHVLAAAAGRENEREA; translated from the coding sequence ATGAAGATCATGATGTCGGCGGGCGAGGCGTCAGGCGATTTGCACGGCGCACGCCTCGCGAAAGAAATGCTGGAGATGGAGCCGGACGTGGAGCTTTTCGGCTTCGGCGGAGCCAAGATGGCGGAGGCGGGCGTGCGCCTCGTGCGCGACTGTCGCGACTACAGCATCATGGGCGTGTGGGAGGTTGTCCTGGGACTCGGTCGCCTATTGCAGTTGGAAAAGACGCTCGTCGAGTCCATGCGCGAGGAAAAGCCCGATCTCCTTCTCATCATCGACTATCCCGACTTCAACTGGCGGCTTGCGGCGAAGGCGAAGGCACTCGGCGTCCCCGTCTTTTCCTACATCCCGCCGTCGGCTTGGGCATGGCGCAAGGGGCGTGCGAAGAAGTGCGCGGCGATCGCCAAGGAGATCGTCACGATCTTCCATCACGAGATCGGCCCCTACGTCACGGCGGGCGCGAACGTCTCCTTCCTCGGCAACCCGCTCGTCGACACCGTACGCGCTGATATGGAACCGGAGGCGGCGCGCGCCTTTTTCGGACTCAAGGACGGCGAGCGTGCCGTGCTGCTCCTGCCCGGCAGCCGACGGCAGGAGATCTCGTTTCTTCTGCCCGACATGCTCAAGGCGGTGCAAATCTTGAAGGAGAAGCGCCCCGAGACGCGCTTTTTCCTGCCCGTCGCGCCGGGACTCGAGCGCCAAGAGCTCGAACGCCATATCGAAAAGTCGGGCGCTCCCGTCGAACTGACGGAGGAGCACGTCTACGACCTCATGGGCGTCGCCGACTTCGCCATAGCGACATCGGGAACGGTCGTCATGGAAGCGGCGCTTATGGATCTGCCCGCCGTTGTCTGCTACCGCATGGGCAGGCTCAACTACGCCATCGGCAGGATGCTCGTGAAGATCGACCATTTCAGCCTGCCGAACATCATCCTCGGAGAGGAGGCGGAGCCGGAACTGCTGCAGGACGAGGTGACGCCGGAGCGCATCGCCGAGGAAGCTGCGAAGCTCTATAAGGGCGAGCCGCAGCGCGACTCCGTCATGGCGCGTCTCAAGGTCGCCGTGCTGCAGCTCGGACCTCCGGGCGCTTCCGTGCGCGTCGCGGCGCATGTGCTCGCGGCGGCCGCAGGAAGGGAAAACGAGAGGGAAGCATGA
- a CDS encoding ABC transporter ATP-binding protein: protein MKNYIRLMNYIRPYVKHLAFAIVCIVLAAAANLYVPWIIKDMIDKVLMERDMAMLNLIAGGIIVVFFFRGIFYYGQSYLVSFVGQRVVIDIREALFEKFQRMPLAYFDRHQTGEIMSFVTNDVQALQNALVDKLIELVTESSVLVGSIVLMFYLDWKLTFITLITVPLVGQAMNIFGKKLKQSGIVIQERLADINSLLQESISAVRVVKSFVRERYEIERFHRQNELNFQAEMKNVQLTSLLTPTVEFLAAITVTFILWIGGYEVVQGDLTAGALVAFLTYAVNLANPVKRISRIYGTVQRAMAAADRVFDVIDMEETIHDKEGAVPLPEIEGRVAVKDVSFSYKEGAPALSHVSLEASPGQLVAFVGPSGAGKSTIANLIPRFYEVNEGVIEIDGHDVRDVTLDSLREQIGIVPQETMLFSSSVRENIRYGRLDATDEEIEEAARAANAEEFILQLPQGYETKIGERGLNLSGGQRQRIAIARAILKNPRILILDEATSALDTESEKIVQAALDKLMVGRTSFAIAHRLSTIFNADCIYVIDGGCIVEQGTHAELLAAGGLYSTLYNIQFRGEGEGEKKGEGALQPAT from the coding sequence ATGAAGAACTACATCCGTTTGATGAACTACATACGGCCCTATGTGAAGCATCTGGCGTTTGCCATCGTCTGCATCGTGCTTGCGGCGGCAGCGAACCTTTATGTGCCGTGGATCATCAAGGACATGATCGACAAGGTGCTCATGGAGCGCGACATGGCGATGCTCAACCTCATCGCGGGTGGCATCATCGTCGTCTTTTTCTTCCGCGGCATATTCTACTATGGGCAGAGCTACCTCGTTTCCTTCGTTGGGCAGCGCGTCGTCATCGACATCCGCGAGGCGCTCTTCGAGAAGTTCCAGCGCATGCCGCTCGCCTATTTCGACCGCCATCAGACGGGGGAGATCATGAGCTTCGTGACGAACGACGTGCAGGCGCTGCAGAACGCGCTCGTCGATAAGCTCATCGAGCTTGTGACAGAAAGCTCCGTGCTTGTTGGTTCCATCGTGCTCATGTTTTATCTCGACTGGAAGCTCACGTTCATCACGCTCATCACCGTGCCGCTCGTCGGACAAGCGATGAATATTTTTGGCAAAAAGCTCAAGCAGTCGGGCATCGTCATACAGGAAAGGCTTGCCGACATCAATTCGCTTCTGCAGGAAAGCATCTCTGCCGTGCGCGTCGTCAAGTCCTTCGTGCGCGAGCGCTACGAGATTGAACGCTTTCATCGGCAGAACGAGTTGAATTTCCAGGCTGAGATGAAGAACGTGCAGCTTACGAGTCTCCTGACCCCGACCGTGGAGTTCCTAGCGGCGATCACGGTCACCTTTATCTTGTGGATCGGTGGCTACGAGGTTGTGCAAGGCGATCTGACGGCAGGCGCTCTCGTTGCGTTTCTGACGTATGCCGTGAATCTCGCGAACCCGGTCAAGCGCATCAGCCGCATCTACGGCACCGTGCAGCGTGCGATGGCGGCGGCCGATCGCGTCTTTGACGTGATTGATATGGAAGAGACGATTCATGACAAGGAAGGTGCCGTTCCGCTGCCCGAAATCGAAGGGCGCGTCGCTGTCAAGGACGTGTCCTTTTCCTACAAGGAGGGCGCTCCCGCGCTCTCTCATGTGTCGCTTGAGGCGAGTCCCGGCCAGCTCGTCGCCTTCGTCGGTCCTTCGGGCGCGGGCAAGTCGACGATCGCGAACCTCATCCCGCGTTTCTACGAGGTGAACGAAGGTGTGATCGAGATCGACGGTCACGACGTGCGCGACGTGACGCTCGACTCCTTGCGCGAGCAGATCGGCATCGTGCCGCAGGAAACGATGCTTTTTTCGAGCAGCGTGCGCGAAAACATCCGCTATGGCAGGCTCGACGCGACGGATGAGGAGATCGAGGAGGCGGCGCGTGCGGCGAACGCCGAGGAATTCATCTTGCAGCTTCCCCAAGGATATGAGACGAAGATTGGCGAACGCGGCTTGAATCTTTCGGGCGGCCAGCGTCAGCGCATCGCGATCGCACGCGCCATCCTGAAGAATCCGCGCATCCTGATCCTCGACGAGGCGACGTCGGCGCTCGATACGGAGAGCGAAAAGATCGTGCAGGCGGCGCTCGACAAGCTCATGGTGGGCAGGACGTCCTTTGCCATCGCGCACCGGCTGTCGACGATCTTCAACGCCGACTGCATCTACGTCATCGACGGAGGATGCATCGTCGAGCAGGGAACGCATGCGGAACTTCTGGCGGCGGGCGGGCTTTACAGCACGCTCTACAATATCCAGTTCCGAGGCGAGGGAGAAGGCGAGAAGAAGGGCGAAGGAGCTTTGCAGCCCGCTACATGA